Proteins co-encoded in one Heterodontus francisci isolate sHetFra1 unplaced genomic scaffold, sHetFra1.hap1 HAP1_SCAFFOLD_377, whole genome shotgun sequence genomic window:
- the LOC137366353 gene encoding uncharacterized protein, translating into MSVGFCCGAGRVLPLVCEKPIADPGSGPRPEAGNRRTGSAGGITELTMASKDENLLASINSAFLKHTKVEEVRRDNMLMMQPYANWEEFLMPAPMSIAILGELIIISSTGDFPVNKHTPERQYKHIKYPESFRACLMQVSNYGWKTFNLAHKNMDQIRLHSQSVPTHLKNTVKTLMQGDQQILEKILPLQLGSIKAVADDCLGLAQEVEKDFSALTDLIHELLEACSSAKGAYQDESKKVHQALEEAKCRKATAEKAKRQVDEYFTRMNKEMEEAHNAYKNTLESAPSEWGVMGMFAVENSINLVSNLVTGFMSMVTADPVSLSTTVVETLANVGNVIAEKVKKKDQADASPQQFELDPVAANNVLSKSSDLLIATVKLQDLLSEDAKLNLNKLLDHVTGSVNSDISRHMFQRIKTEINLEEDCSPKQAALTLCKRGIAICEKLEDIGRYEEPSEEQMEIVAVKIGELYGKVLKFSAGCIASNSSSVLPQTAPNLSRAAGVQDPEDKSMVQTVVAQARFKIENAKAHLDSTRAEYEKSFQNMKQSNKELDDILIMMRKCQVVKIDFDTTLKMLAQGLDALGRVREQWTKMIHFFQMVSNLIHICLTKSLKKFTAHSEEIRGIEGYNQQKLIRDLIYTQAFQATNISYLIHMISKTYVEISSKYLMDRVTSLGRLLTLDPEDADFHTERQLLQRGCDDARKMIMERVLSSKEEFESRVQQRIEAIDSGLKAALPPPSECEVRAMECSLKQQPQSIFQEISEGEEDQWA; encoded by the coding sequence AGGAATAACAGAGCTCACTATGGCAAGCAAAGATGAGAACCTTTTGGCAAGCATTAACAGTGCTTTCTTGAAACACACCAAGGTTGAGGAAGTGAGGAGGGACAACATGCTCATGATGCAACCCTATGCCAACTGGGAGGAGTTTCTGATGCCAGCCCCCATGTCTATTGCGATCCTAGGTGAACTGATCATCATCTCTTCTACCGGTGACTTCCCCGTAAACAAGCACACCCCAGAAAGACAATACAAACACATCAAATATCCCGAATCCTTTCGGGCCTGCCTGATGCAGGTCAGTAACTATGGCTGGAAAACGTTTAATTTGGCCCATAAGAACATGGACCAGATTCGGCTTCACTCCCAGAGTGTCCCCACACACCTGAAGAATACAGTGAAGACTTTGATGCAAGGTGACCAGCAGATTCTGGAGAAGATCCTCCCTCTTCAGCTGGGCAGCATCAAGGCTGTTGCTGATGATTGTCTGGGACTAGCCCAGGAGGTGGAGAAGGACTTCTCTGCTCTCACTGACTTAATCCATGAGCTGCTGGAGGCCTGCAGCAGTGCCAAGGGTGCGTATCAGGATGAGTCCAAGAAGGTCCATCAAGCCCTGGAGGAGGCCAAATGTCGAAAGGCCACCGCAGAGAAGGCAAAGAGGCAGGTGGACGAATATTTTACCAGGATGAACAAAGAAATGGAGGAGGCCCACAATGCCTATAAGAACACGTTGGAGTCTGCACCAAGTGAGTGGGGGGTCATGGGCATGTTTGCAGTGGAGAACTCAATCAATCTGGTCAGCAACCTTGTGACGGGCTTCATGTCAATGGTCACAGCTGACCCAGTGAGTCTCTCCACCACTGTGGTGGAGACCCTGGCCAATGTTGGCAATGTTATCGCAGAAAAGGTGAAGAAAAAGGACCAAGCTGACGCTTCACCACAGCAATTTGAGCTGGACCCAGTGGCTGCTAACAATGTCCTATCAAAGTCCAGTGACCTACTGATAGCCACAGTGAAGCTTCAGGACCTGCTATCTGAGGATGCCAAGCTAAATCTGAATAAACTCCTGGACCATGTGACTGGCAGTGTGAACTCTGACATCTCCAGGCACATGTTCCAGAGGATTAAAACCGAGATCAATCTGGAGGAGGACTGTAGCCCGAAGCAAGCAGCCCTGACTCTGTGCAAAAGGGGGATCGCTATCTGTGAGAAGCTGGAGGACATTGGCCGGTATGAAGAGCCCAGTGaggagcagatggagattgtggccGTGAAGATTGGCGAGCTGTATGGGAAAGTCCTGAAGTTCAGTGCAGGGTGCATAGCTTCCAACAGCTCATCAGTGCTCCCCCAGACCGCCCCAAACCTCTCCAGGGCGGCTGGGGTCCAGGATCCTGAGGACAAGAGCATGGTACAAACCGTGGTTGCACAGGCCAGGTTCAAGATCGAGAACGCCAAAGCGCATCTGGATAGCACCCGGGCAGAATATGAGAAGAGTTTCCAAAACATGAAGCAGAGTAACAAGGAGTTGGATGACATATTGATCATGATGAGGAAATGCCAGGTGGTGAAGATTGACTTTGATACCACACTGAAGATGTTGGCACAGGGCCTGGACGCATTGGGTAGGGTGAGAGAGCAGTGGACCAAGATGATCCACTTCTTTCAGATGGTTTCCAACTTGATCCACATTTGCCTCACCAAGTCCCTGAAAAAGTTCACTGCTCACAGTGAGGAAATCCGTGGAATTGAGGGCTACAACCAGCAAAAACTCATCAGAGACTTAATTTACACCCAAGCTTTTCAGGCAACCAACATCTCCTACCTGATCCACATGATCTCAAAAACCTATGTGGAAATTTCCAGCAAGTACCTGATGGACCGAGTGACTAGCCTGGGCCGACTCCTCACCCTAGACCCAGAGGATGCAGACTTTCACACCGAGCGCCAACTGCTGCAACGAGGCTGCGACGATGCCCGCAAGATGATCATGGAACGTGTGTTGAGCAGCAAGGAGGAGTTTGAGAGTCGGGTACAGCAGCGGATCGAGGCCATTGACTCTGGTTTGAAGGCCGCGCTGCCTCCTCCTTCTGAATGTGAAGTACGGGCAATGGAGTGCTCGCTGAAACAGCAGCCACAATCCATCTTTCAGGAAATTTCAGAGGGCGAGGAGGATCAATGGGCCTGA
- the LOC137366349 gene encoding uncharacterized protein FLJ40521-like, translated as MDRVWNRKTGRGGWTECGTGRQDEADGQSVEQEDRTRRVDRVWNRKTGRGGWTECGTGRQDEADGQSVEQEDRTRRMDRVWNRKTGRGGWTECATGRQDEAGGQSVQQEDRTRRVDRVWNRKTGRGGWTECGTGRQDEAGGQSVEQEDRMRRMDRVWNRKTGRGGWTECGTGRQDEAVGQSVQQEDRTRRMDRVCNRKTGRGGWTECATGRQDEMDGQSVEQEDRTRRVDRVWNRKTGRDGWTECGTGRQDEAGGQSVEQEDRTRWMDRVWNRKTGRGGWTECGTGRQDEADGQSVEQEDRTRRVDRVWNRKTGRGGWTECGTGRQDEADGQSVEQEDRTRRMDRVCNRKTGRGRWTECATGRQDEAGGQSVEQEDRTRRMDRVWNRKTGRGGWTECGTGRQDEADGQSVEQEDRTRRVDRVWNRKTGRGGWTECATGR; from the coding sequence atggacagagtgtGGAACAGGAAGACAGGACGAGGCGGGTGGACAGAGTGTGGAACAGGAAGACAGGACGAGGCGGATGGACAGAGTGTGGAACAGGAAGACAGGACGAGGCGGGTGGACAGAGTGTGGAACAGGAAGACAGGACGAGGCGGGTGGACAGAGTGTGGAACAGGAAGACAGGACGAGGCGGATGGACAGAGTGTGGAACAGGAAGACAGGACGAGGCGGATGGACAGAGTGTGGAACAGGAAGACAGGACGAGGCGGATGGACAGAGTGTGCAACAGGAAGACAGGACGAGGCAGGTGGACAGAGTGTGCAACAGGAAGACAGGACGAGGCGGGTGGACAGAGTGTGGAACAGGAAGACAGGACGAGGCGGATGGACAGAGTGTGGAACAGGAAGACAGGACGAGGCGGGTGGACAGAGTGTGGAACAGGAAGACAGGATGAGGCGGATGGACAGAGTGTGGAACAGGAAGACAGGACGAGGCGGGTGGACAGAGTGTGGAACAGGAAGACAGGACGAGGCGGTTGGACAGAGTGTGCAACAGGAAGATAGGACGAGGCGGATGGACAGAGTGTGCAACAGGAAGACAGGACGAGGCGGATGGACAGAGTGTGCAACAGGAAGACAGgacgagatggatggacagagtgtGGAACAGGAAGACAGGACGAGGCGGGTGGACAGAGTGTGGAACAGGAAGACAGgacgagatggatggacagagtgtGGAACAGGAAGACAGGACGAGGCGGGTGGACAGAGTGTGGAACAGGAAGACAGgacgagatggatggacagagtgtGGAACAGGAAGACAGGACGAGGCGGGTGGACAGAGTGTGGAACAGGAAGACAGGACGAGGCGGATGGACAGAGTGTGGAACAGGAAGACAGGACGAGGCGGGTGGACAGAGTGTGGAACAGGAAGACAGGACGAGGCGGATGGACAGAGTGTGGAACAGGAAGACAGGACGAGGCGGATGGACAGAGTGTGGAACAGGAAGACAGGACGAGGCGGATGGACAGAGTGTGCAACAGGAAGACAGGACGAGGCAGGTGGACAGAGTGTGCAACAGGAAGACAGGACGAGGCGGGTGGACAGAGTGTGGAACAGGAAGACAGGACGAGGCGGATGGACAGAGTGTGGAACAGGAAGACAGGACGAGGCGGGTGGACAGAGTGTGGAACAGGAAGACAGGATGAGGCGGATGGACAGAGTGTGGAACAGGAAGACAGGACGAGGCGGGTGGACAGAGTGTGGAACAGGAAGACAGGACGAGGCGGTTGGACAGAGTGTGCAACAGGAAGATAG
- the LOC137366360 gene encoding E3 ubiquitin-protein ligase TRIM65-like, which yields MGTQELLRCSICLESFRSPVTTECGHSFCSDCISAHWDRESGGCSCPECRHSFPSRPQLAKNIRLSQLSEALQRERADLDPHPGADPHPGADPHPGADPHPGTDPHPGADPHPRTLCPIHHKPLQFFCRTERLNICSLCNNEDHKSHQVVRVQEQLEEAREQIVKCQRSVESQLQMTLDEITAWKERAASQQASFERIRGEVEEEFCKLLVTVERARGQVVASVQDAERVHLHHSGAILQHLEQRVSELRQEHLELQTLLECHDHILLQGPQISRMTPDCPLCPAPQSEVPEHLSKLSTATKELSELLREQLDVFTQLNMPVSALAGQCPHRSVPSPVSALADTETVTLSVSRSLQESQNETQSRLELLQYLTVVTFDPNTASDQLELRGNGQHALSSHPRVQDYPEHVDRFNRLCQVLAVQEFSGGHHYWEMWITGGPVLVGLTYRQIHRKGRGIACFLGRNHVSWCLELAEGTGRPWHHNQPGDPVPAPYQRLGIYLNFPSHTLSFYGITDRAVLLHQFQATFTQPLLPAFQINRGASIQIGN from the exons ATGGGCACTCAGGAGCTGCTGCGCTGCTCTATTTGCCTGGAGAGTTTCCGTTCCCCGGTGACCACCGAGTGCGGCCACAGTTTCTGCAGCGACTGTATCTCAGCGCACTGGGACCGGGAGAGCGGCGGCTGTAGCTGCCCCGAGTGTCGGCACAGCTTCCCCAGCAGACCGCAGCTGGCCAAGAACATCCGCCTGAGTCAACTGAGCGAGGCCCTGCAGCGAGAGAGggctgacctcgacccccatcccgGGGCTGACCCCCATCCCGGGGCTGACCCCCATCCCGGGGCTGACCCCCATCCCGGGACTGACCCCCATCCCGGGGCTGACCCCCATCCCCGGACTCTCTGCCCGATACACCACAAGCCGCTGCAATTCTTTTGCCGCACGGAGCGACTCAACATCTGCAGCCTCTGCAATAACGAGGACCACAAAAGCCACCAGGTTGTGAGAGTGCAGGAGCAGCTGGAAGAAGCCCGG GAGCAAATTGTGAAGTGTCAGAGGTCAGTGGAGTCACAGCTTCAAATGACATTGGATGAGATTACAGCCTGGAAGGAAAGAGCAGCCTCCCAACAG GCGTCTTTCGAGCGAatcagaggggaggtggaggaggaattTTGTAAGCTGCTGGTGACAGTGGAGAGAGCCAGAGGCCAGGTCGTGGCTTCAGTGCAGGATGCAGAGCGAGTGCATCTCCATCACTCTGGAGCAATACTGCAGCATCtcgagcagagagtgtctgagctcaGGCAGGAGCATCTGGAGCTGCAAACATTGCTGGAATGTCACGACCATATCCTGTTGCAG GGACCACAGATATCGAGGATGACCCCAGACTGTCCTTTGTGTCCAGCACCCCAATCAGAGGTCCCAGAGCACCTGAGCAAACTGAGTACAGCAACAAAAGAATTGTCAGAGCTGCTGAGAGAGCAGTTGGATGTCTTCACCCAGCTGAACATGCCGGTCAGTGCCCTCGCCGGTCAGTGCCCTCACCGGTCAGTGCCCTCGCCGGTCAGTGCCCTCGCAG ATACTGAGACAGTAACTCTCTCTGTGTCCAGATCCCTCCAGGAAAGTCAAAATGAAACCCAGTCCAGGCTGGAACTCCTGCAAT ATTTGACGGTGGTGACATTTGACCCAAACACGGCCTCTGACCAGCTGGAACTGAGGGGGAATGGACAGCACGCGCTCAGCTCGCACCCCAGGGTCCAGGATTACCCAGAGCACGTGGACAGATTCAATCGGCTGTGCCAGGTGCTGGCCGTACAGGAGTTCTCAGGTGGCCACCATTACTGGGAGATGTGGATCACTGGAGGCCCAGTGCTGGTGGGCCTGACTTACCGCCAAATCCACCGAAAAGGCCGCGGCATCGCCTGCTTTCTGGGACGTAACCATGTCTCGTGGTGCCTGGAACTGGCTGAGGGCACCGGGAGGCCCTGGCACCATAACCAGCCAGGTGATCCAGTGCCTGCCCCTTACCAACGTCTCGGCATCTACCTGAACTTCCCCAGTCATACCTTGTCTTTCTATGGCATTACTGACAGGGCTGTCCTCCTCCACCAGTTCCAGGCCACCTTCACCCAGCCCCTGCTCCCTGCCTTCCAAATCAACAGGGGGGCCAGCATCCAGATTGGGAACTAG